The Culex pipiens pallens isolate TS chromosome 2, TS_CPP_V2, whole genome shotgun sequence DNA window CGGGTATAAAAGCGAAAATTCCtcgttttctttgattttttctttctttttcccttcttttagcCATATCGGATGCAGAAATTACGGAAAGCGACCGGGGTAAATGAGTTTTATCTTTTGGGTTCaactttttgtgttttgttgagtcgatgtgtttttttttgccgctGTAACTCACAGTAATTGCTTAGTTTCCAGCCAATTAAATTCATACATACGAGAATGCATTCTATCGTGGCATTTTAAGCGGCCTGACAGTTCAGTGGCTCTGAATTCCATTTaactttaaatcaatttaaaaaataattttcgagcACTTACTCACAAGTGTTTAACCAAATCATTGTAACAttttacacattaaaaaatcattcaaaaaaaaatagttgacgAATGGCTAATAAAACCAACGCAATAATCATAGCAatgatttgttattttttattctaaCAAAATCACGATAAGATAAATGCTTAGTGTTCTGTTGTATAAATTCcgcagtaacagttcaatagggcgtatctgcgtttgtaaacaagcagtctatccctgtcttacttgacgtgaactgtcacttgagcaaaagggatagactgcttgtttacaaacgccgatacgccctattgaaatgttactaCGGAATTGCACAAAACGAAttgataatgtttttttttctaagatcaATTAAATACCTTAACCTTGTGTCGCGCTTAATCTTTCTATTATCTTCAGAATCATTCATGTGGATGAGTTGCAAAGGAATGAAGCTTGAAATTTTGTCTTGTAAAAATCTAGTGAACTTGGAAACGTTTTACTACTGGATAATTATCTAGAAATCTCATTCCTTATGTCAAAAAAAGCCGTTTTGCATCATCAGATTTTCCATAATAAGTTCCAGACAATTTTGCGAGCTTAGCATACAAAATGTGCATCTGCATATTCGAAATCTATAGTTTGAAAAGGAATTCCTGAACcatttggagtcttcggcaaagttgcaggatATAGTAgagacttttcagaaaattagttTCACGGaaaataaatgtattgtttttcttttatcaaagttgaattcccaaaacaaGTCTTTGTTTttagttgttgtcttcttattcaaaaattgtcaaacttacagaCCCAATCATGCAACAATCCGATTGTAAAAATAAGCTAATTTGGTTGTAAATCGCTTagaagacagtactttagggatgaataaaaattaatatcaatAGTTCCcatagtttcgaaaatactaaaatatctgtaacaaaaatcttggtgcaaaagctctggttgatgtgcaccgttaagaaaACTATTaaaaggcatcttttgcgcAAGATTTAAGAAAGGTGTAAAATATGGTAAAAGAgattaaattctgaaaaaaatgatttttactgaaaaaatcgcaaatattgtttcaaaaaatttcaaaaatcacattcagatgaataattaaataagcaatcaaaaatgacttcacatttttttatactAAGGGATTATAAGCTTCGCAAGTACaatttattgcgttaattttttttttcaaattaatttgtttCGTTTAAAAATGTGTCTGAAATATTTCCTACATTTctctttttgattttgatacaGTTAACCTCACTGTAATCTGATAAGCCCCTATTCTACTTGGAAACTATcaatccaattttcaatgttcgtCATGATATAAAGCTACCAACTCTTACTGAGCAAAAAACCGTACACTTTgctttagagcgtccaatttcccgggattacaaatttcccgggaaacgggaaattttcagccaatttcccgggaaatcccgggaattcccgggaaattttaaatttattgaaaattgttatcttggttttaattaatattatgcaacaaaattgtatagcaaatcaacattaatggtttaaataagtgtgaagatcaattaacagcttgactgcatgtaaaaaatcattcaactacaagaaatgtagtttggtattttttgatgagaaattttaaacttgcctctgtttatcaaaatgagaaaaaaaacgttacttaatccaccttaaggtggttggtgccttcctcgcattcatgttgtatttcaGGTTGTATtgcggatttcagagattttgcaaCAATCGTGCAAGTTGTAAaaagctctccaacaaagtgcacacctcaaactacagcagaaaaaaactatctaaaattcacaccctagtttgaaacaGTTCTAAAGTAgtcgaaagcaacaaagctcagtcgagacacgcaccactctaggcgaGCGGGGGGAAGAAGGGataggatttcaagtgtgcacatatttggtgtgcagttatgatttgcacagggggagaatttggtgcaaagtgtgcaatacttacaaattaatttaagagtttttttttttaattttttttattttttttcatttttcaatttttttatcaactctccaaaataaaggagaaaagtctcatgagttatatatttcagtaaaaagttcgtgtaaatatttgtcgagacaaaatgatgtattcagcaacataattaatacaaattttttccagaagagacgcagacactgcttaagcaatgtggcaaccgggcgatacgcatgcaagagggtgtggctgccaatcccccgcgtggtctgaccaaaatccctacgcatgctgcgcgactctcgcgcgtaagcaaaaagacccggcctttaaggttatgcaaaaatcacccttttttgtagctacaaaaaaactttttcttggcataactttaaaagtacttcactaaacagaatgaaatttaatagggtcttaggggaccccaaaacgaacagaataaggcggatccggccaaaatcggttcagccagttctgagataatcgtgtggaaaaaaatcatgtctacacacatccccacagacatttgttcagaatttgattctgagtcgataggtatacgtgaaggtatatctaggagtcgtatttaagaagttcatttttcgagtgattttatagccttgcctcagtgaggtgaggaaggcaaaaacatgcagaaattatgttattcatgacaaatactggtttcagctcttgtacaaatggtaaagctttttagtgttggttttactccaaacaactcaatgttttcaaatatttgaagcaagctttgaatatatttttgcattttttgagaacaaacaatagaaagtaatttttcaatgatttttttgtgttattatgcaacatgattatacaataaattaacatcattccacaaaaagtcttctattttttcacatttaaccctctaacacctgtagttgcaccagtgctccattattctttaacttcaaattgtaatttctttagtactagctattaaaccaattgaattaattctatttgcacaaattcgattttcatttcatttgatcatggtaaacaaaaacgtaaaaaaatctcaattttaatttggaggtaaggagttaatattgttttgatgaaataacatcaatctgttaaaagtttacctaattgtaataaattaatactcattaagcaagatctattcccagttgcttcaaaaattaatattatcagaaataattctgatatcataatttctgaaaaTCTGATTATAATTATAtacaaaccaaacaatacatttaattgaacaaaataatgttgagtttgttcatttattattttttcagagcattttcaaaaaatagttccaaaaatttaagaaaatgtatacttccgtttgaatttcgggaattcccgggaaatttataaatttcccgggaaacgggaaatattttttttttgggaaatcccgggaatttccgggaatttttttctcgggacgggaaattggacgctctactttgCTTATATGGCCCCATTGCATAACAAAAgctgtcaaggaattattttgataaatttgcaaatttggaCTAAATAGATAAATCAGAGTGGTATTTACagctttcaaatttaattttgatagcAAAGTTTTTATGacacttttgaaaacattctGAAAAGAAACCGTGATTTTCTGAATAAATGTTTAATGATCTTCCATTTCTTGTTAAATGTTAAAGTTTACGGAatatcaagtttgcttttacgaataatatcgctttgaatgttttcacgaaaaaaagcaacaaaaagaGTTTTCACGAAAAGATTTGTTGATTCAGATTTTCACAAGCTTTTGAAAGCTTTTGAATCTTTATAGGATAAATgtgttttgtaaggaatttgaaaagatCAATAACTTGATAATTAACTAAGGCAAACTCGAAAAACAACCCAAATTGtcgtttaaaaatcaaactgatAGTTAAATAAAACTAGCCTTACATGCCAATgcaaaatgcattaaaatttaaaatagttgtTGTTGTCATTATTAATTTCCTTACAAATCCGTATCATAccaaaaattccgtacaaaattCTGACCTGATCAGTGTTCGTTCGAAGTGAAGTTAAATCCGCGGAGAGGCTCGAAAATCagtacggtaaggaaaaaatccttaCAGTTGGTAGCCCTAATcatgaaacaatttttaaattcaaaattcgaAACATTAGAATCAAGAGTAACCGTTTGGATTGGCTCAATCACCTATTTTCGCTATTTTCGAATGTTAGTTTGGATTTatacattttgaaattaataatagaatagtgcagaaaatttaaaaatgtttagcatTGAATATCGAactaatagtttccgagatatcgcgagttgaaaactcattctaaatttaaaatttaaacttcagGAATAATTACCTAAAAACCAGAAGCCCGATCCCCAAtgtccaaaagaaaaaaatattgtaacatttctgaacttttcaaacattcaatattacacccttttgaaatactagtcatgattcaaaatttttgaaaatatttttttcaaaaagatcagaaaatttcactaatgttttatactttaacattgcaaatcggaccattagttgctgagatatcgaaattagaaaatggtgggttgtttgtgtgagacttagaaaacatcaattttcttgtttttaaacctttgcatggcaatatctcagcactaagggtcgtatcaacaaagtccaaaaaagcaaaaaatagataattttctcagcttttcaaaaaaaaaatttccaaagtgggcaaacatgggcactatttttaaaaatcaataactgcgactattttgtaaaaagttacataaaaataactataacttgaaaacggtgcactttatcaaaatttcacttgtgtactttttgattgcaaattcaattttatatcgaaaaatgaaattgacaaatttttgcgaccaatacttcgatttttggaaaaaaaaattgtatttattcaaaaaatcataactcggtcaaagaatttttgcccattctaaaaatttctgaaaagttggcatttgatgccctctgaaacacataaaaaaataaaaaaaataaaaatagtgttttttgcaaatcaagttttagtgacaaaaagtgaatttaaaaatcaccaaaattttgtttaccgtgtatcatttttttcagtttcctacaactttgctgaagtcaccaaatcgatcaaaaaattccttcaaaagatacagatttttgaattttctcagagaattgctcatcttttCCAGTACAAGATTTTGCGTAATCCTAAACTTTAGCACAACAAATGCCTTTTTTAGTccccaaaaacatatcaaaataattggaaaattagaaaaaatatgtattttcggaattcaacttttagtgataaaaagacaaataaaaaatatcgtgacttacaattttgccgaagccAAATCAAGCAGAAATTCCCTTTTTAAAgataccaatttttttaaattcagattcCAATTTTATATCACCGTTAAATGACGTTGACGCACCAACAGCTGGTGTGGAGTCGAAGAAGGGTTCGGTGGAGTCtttttttttggagagctggagtcggaatcGCTGAAACAGTCACTCGACTCAGCAGCCCAGATACCCAGTAAGAAATACGGGGCCGATCGGGTCTGATCGTAAGAGCGACGATCAGACCTACCGGGGCCGACGCGGGTCTGATTTTGAGACATGCATCAGACCCGAATCAAGGTATTTTGCACCCGAAACGTCAACCTGTCAAGGTTGTTCGAACATCGCAAGAGGCCTACGTGCGGGGGCGATGTAAGAGCGACGTAAAGGTGAAAAATCGGACGCGCATCAAGCTCTTTTTAAaggttcttcttcttctttttccgtCATCTGTCATCaggggtttgttttgattgaaagaatttctattttttgatcCGATTATTTTGCGTGTTTGCACTTTATTAATCAAATTATATCGTTTATATTAAATTCTGCGTAGAATCAATCTTTTTTCACTTGTTTTGCTGCTTTTGATAGTCCGGAGCAAGGAAGAGCGGGAGCTGGTCCAATTTGGTGGAGCTTTTCCGTTCACTTTCAATCTTCCGGCGACTTATTGCCCGGGTTCGTTTTCACCGGTCACATCCAGTACGGTAGATTGCAGCGGTTCCACCTAGTTGCCCACAGGACGGCGACCGTCGCCGAGCCTGATCCATCCAGCGACGTTCCGAGGGAACTTGCAAAGCCATGATCCTCTATCGATCCTGTTCTGTGCATCGTCGTTCCGAGGGCACTTGCAGTTGGTGATTGTCCGGCGAATCTATTCTTAAGCCATAGCCGTCCCTGGTCCCTGGCAGTTCCGGATTGTATGACCCTATTTAATGaggaaaaataaacaattagtGATCCGAAGGAAGCAAATATTACAAATAAATCACCATATTTTGAACGAGAAAAGGCCAGGATCGTGGACCGGATTCGCTTGAACTTGACCTGGCGTATTTGTGCAGGTTCGTTCCAGGTCACTTGCAAGGCGGTGACCGTCCACCGAGCCTGATCCACACATCGACGTTTAAGGGAACATGCAGGGCCATCAAGGTCGAGCCTATTTCGTCCAGCATCGTTCCGAGGGCACGTGCAGGTTGGTGACCACCCGGCAAATCTGTTAATTTACTTGGGGGCTTCGAGGTCCATTTCCGTTCCGCACCGCGTGCCATTCCGGATTGCATGAACCTatttagaaaagaaaaaaaaaacaattagtgAACCAAATCATGCAAATGTTCCAaataaatttacgaaatttgagAACCAACAGGCCACCCGCCGTTTCGAGGACAGCGTTGTTCCGAAGACACTTTCAGGGCCATGACCGAGCTAATTCCGTGCAGCGTTGCTCTCGTCGTCGGCATGGCCGTTCGAGTGGCATTTCCGGAGCAGCTGGAGCAATGTTCCAGGAACGTCTTGGGGGAATCTTGAGGAAAAAAACTTCTAGGAACACGGTTCCGGAGATTCTTCGTTAATCTTGTGGCTGGATGTCGGACTTTTGGTATGCTACGGTACATAAACTGTTGGGGTCGTTGAAAACACGACCTGTTCAAACGGCAGCTTTCGGTACTAGTACTGTACTGGGAAACCTCCGGGAGCTCGGAGGTGATTGTAGGTCTTGCGCTTCTAAAACCGAACCGCCAGTTGGATTCGTTGTTCGTTAGCTCAATAGACTGCACCTGAACGGTCCGCAGACACACTACCGCTGTCGTTCTTGCCAGCATCCGATCCGGAAGTGTACTTTTTTTCGTCATCTCGTCCAACGAGATTGCGTGACTAGCTCGCTTCCTCCGCAGCTACTACCAAATCTTCCCAAGGCCTTGTCCGGAGTTTCCTTGATCCGCTCTAGGATCTAacgattccaaaattcaacgcGAATCTGGTTGCTGCTGGAACTGCTGCATGTGGTTTGCCTCGGTCAACGGAGCGGCTGCCTTCGACAGTCGACGATCCTCCTTTTCCGCATCACTAACCGATGATAATCTGCTTCGATTGGACTGCGGCGCTGTACGGCCACCGTTGCCGCTTATCTTGCAGGATGACTCCGGGCACCGCTGCTGAAGCGATCGTCCTCCTTGGAGAAAATGCGACGCTTCATAATCTCCCGTGGGACCTTGTACCGCGGTCACGATCGCCACGATCGATTCCCCGGCACTGTTGCTGCGCAGGTGGGCCATGGTGTGCTATCAGTTTGATACCAGCGCACTTGCAGGGTCATGAACGTCAATCCAGGCTGTTTCGCCCAGCATTGTTTCGAGGTAACTTACAAGCTTCCGGCGACTTATTGCTTCACCGACCCGACCGGGTACCTTTTCAACAGTCACATCCAGTACGATCTGTTGCAGAGGTTCCATCTGTTGCCCAAAGGAAGGCCAGTGTCTGACCAGCGTAGACCTTTAGTAGAAAGGCATGCTCGGGGCGTGCTTGCCGAAGAATGCGACAAGCTCGTTGCGCAATTTGCCAATTGCGGCGCTATGTAAATTAATTACATttgttaatgtttttatttaccaAGTGTTGACTCACCACTGTAGACTGGTTCCTACGCTTCGCCGGGACGAGACGGAACGCGAGTTGCGTTTCGGGGGTTGTCCGTGTTTTTTAAAGTTCCTGCTGGCTCGTATTGGGCGCTGCCTCCCGCTCATGCGCCGGTTCACGGCCTGCGTATCCGGCAAGCCAAGAGGCCGCGGCGTTCGGCAATTTCACCGGAACCACTCAATGTTAATTCTCTTCTTCGTCATCTTCCGACCGATTTCCCCGCAAATCAGACCAGCCagtacctacacagaaaaaaaaatgtgaatttacccTACACTTAAACCATGTTTCTcacgtaaacatgctcaatgtaaatttgaaattcaatgtaAAGCGTTGTATTGCATTTAAACAGCCTTGTTGTAATGTGAGATTCAATGTAATGAATGAATCTattgtaaacacatttttgtggTTGGCAAATccttctgtaattctgtaattctgtaatttcggaatacattcgtccggcttcagctgaagattcatgctgtcccatgttgcatgttcgagtgtagacctacggaaaaccttgccgcgaggagaggtgagtgagaagtacacgaaccacctacgacataattcctcgggcggcccaggtcaactcgaagttaccccaggcacccccagtgcaggacacattgggggtagaaagcgtatagatatttcagtgaatacaataattatgacaatatagtttcatataatccctattccttgatcttaccttttgacactatcaaacctagcaatattactattgcatcttaccattcccttttgatagtgtcaacttcaaaccttcatccattgtgcaattaacacataatttccgctatattcttcatgcggaatcgtcgtctactttcttcgccttattatcactgaaccacggcgcgatattgttctcacatttttgagcttcaacgaccgattgttattcacgcacttataaaaatacttgttctgtttcgcggctttgtgaaaaatacacgtgtgttggcttatacaatgacttttttggtcatcgtatgctcgcaaggtacatgaaagagaaaaagagaaaaaatgggataagtacaatgtaaaataaaatcgaacattgaataacagactaacatataaagaaagaataaagaaaccttattttgcaactagacagaactaccaacttgtaacgagaagtttacaagataacaactgaagttgtgaaatatgggacaGGACAAACAAACTAGAATAGttaatatatataataaaacagattgaacgtacctttaatcatattaataacagttatgcccaaatttcttaccattttttttttcaactgttacatttctacaataatgtattgcgattccaagtttgaagaatagagtagttaaagtttatgaggtaagggacaagttatagcaatagcaaaataaatagatggatagattttactaaattttatcttaaaataataggaaaaatctagcctgatttgaaaatagccaatgcaccaaTTGCAAACATACAGCATTTCACGCTCACACCGTATGGAGTAAGTGTGATAAACTATATGTCGACATTCGGCgcatcacttttttcaaaatacaggaaatgatagaaggaagGCTCCATTATGTAGAGCGGAAGGCTTCTGCAACACTTAGAACTCAGAACAGGCATCctctgaaataagagagaaagacaaatattaaaattgtggtattatcactaaatcctatcatcctttcaccccccaagacatggtctatccttcgtgccttcgtgATTTTTGTGGTTGGCAAATCcttaatttgaaattataaaaaacatgtaaaatcatttctcatgtaaaattttcaaaatgtaaacgAAATAAGCATTTAAATtgtaagtttgtttttgacagcCAAAACGAaagacaaaaacaaattgattcaTTGTCGTGTTTGAGTCGTAGTAAAGTGGAAGTGTTTTGAAATACCGGTCCCATACAATGTTCGATTATTATTAAACTGTGCGGTCGATTGTCAGAGAAGCATCGATTaggtcaaaacaaaacaatcaataattctagcaaaacgatgtttttgggccaatgtcgaagtgtaaacaaatttCCTGCTCGTTCCAAATGTTAACATCAACAGATGTGAGCAGGATAgtttctttgtttacacttcgataTTGGcctaattacattgttttgattgtaATTTGTTCACTGGCAAGCAATTCGTAgtaatgatttaaattgtttgttttgattgaatgTTGTATCCCTTGTCAGCACTTTACCAAACATCTGGATGCTTTTGGAACTCTGCTTCAGAAGGTAGGTTCCACAAGTTAAACTCACCTTTCAATTCTATAAAAGGTTCCGGATGTTGGAGCACACTTGCCTGCGGCCTGGCGTTCCGGAACATTCTGCAGATTCTAGACGGGAACAGCGTCGTTCTTCGTGTGATCTGATTCGTCTTGAAGTAAAGCCAGTGTCCAGTGATTCTCCGTAGTTTGCAACAAAATAGagtaccgccgtaacaaacataaaattctgGTCGTCATCCCTCCTTGAATCAATATAAGTAtcctttttaaggtaaatttgttgaaaaatcagcTAGTAAatgttttgaacaaatttactTACCATTTATTTTAACTTTACCAGCAAAAATAGCGAACTCTTGATACttgaattgaacaaattgatagATAAAGTTGGGGTAATTAAgggaaaaaaacttgttttgaataatttttatatCTGTTTGACACTTGTGAAACACGGATCAAAGCAacataaataaacaaatcaaatttgtcGGAGATCCATAGCACGCAAAATTTGGcatgcacaaaaaaaataatcaaacaatGAACTCCGACAAAAAGAGCATAACGTTGTACTCAAATTAGAGTA harbors:
- the LOC120426053 gene encoding uncharacterized protein LOC120426053 isoform X2; amino-acid sequence: MPTTRATLHGISSVMALKVSSEQRCPRNGGWPVGSQISFMQSGMARGAERKWTSKPPSKLTDLPGGHQPARALGTMLDEIGSTLMALHVPLNVDVWIRLGGRSPPCK
- the LOC120426053 gene encoding uncharacterized protein LOC120426053 isoform X1; the protein is MCGSGSVDGHRLASDLERTCTNTPGQVQANPVHDPGLFSFKIWVIQSGTARDQGRLWLKNRFAGQSPTASALGTTMHRTGSIEDHGFASSLGTSLDGSGSATVAVLWATRWNRCNLPYWM